GCACATGTCCGCCCTGAAAACGCTCCAGCATGTCGGCCATGCGGTCGAAGCTTTCCTGCAAGGATGGCAGAAGCGCCTGTCCCTCCTCGGTAATCAGCAGTCCGCGCGGCAGGCGGCGAAAAAGCGTTACGCCGAGCCGCTGTTCGAGCAGCTTCACCTGATGGCTGACGGCCGCTTGCGTGACGCAGAGTTCTATGGCGGCACGGGTGAAGCTCAGGTGGCGGGCGGCGGCCTCGAAGGCGCGGAGCGCATTGAGCGGCAGATGCGGACGAACCATCGTGAGGCCTTATTTTTCTAATGGCTCACCGCAGATATCATCGTTTGTCTATCGCTCACAAGCCGACCTAGAAATACCGCGTTCAATCGCGGGAGTATTTCCATGGCATTTTGCAGACGCATGTTTCTTGGCTTCTCATTCGGCTTTTCCGCCTTTGTTTCTGCCGGATTTCCGGCATTTTCGGCAGAGCCGGTTCATTGCACCGTTATCATCGATGAAGTGAGTGGAGATACGCTTTACCGGAAGGGGCAATGCGGGGAAACCTTTTCGCCGATGTCGACATTCAAACTGCCTTTGGCCATGATGGGTTATGACGCGGGCATCCTTCAGGACGAAAGCAATCCTCGCTGGGACTATCGCGCGGAACTCGACCGCCCGAAGCGGGAGCAGAAGGCGACTGATCCGACCATATGGGAAAAGGATTCGATCGTCTGGTATTCGCAGGAAATCACCCGTCGTTTGGGTGAGCGCCGGTTTGCCGATTATGTCCAGCGTTTCGGCTATGGCAATCGCGATGTGGCCGGCAATTCCGGCAAGAAGGATGGTCTCACGCAATCCTGGCTGATGTCTTCGCTGAAGATTTCCCCGGACGAACAGGTGGCCTTCCTGCGGCGTTTCCTGACGGGTGGGCTTCCAGTCTCCGCACATGCCTCCGACATGACGCTTGCGATCGTCCCCCACTTCGCCGCCGGTGACGGCTGGGACATTCAGGGCAAGACCGGTAGCGGTCTCATGCGTGACAAGACGGGCAAGGCCGACCGGTCACGTCCGCTCGGCTGGTTCGTCGGATGGGCCACCAAGGGTGACCGCCGGGTTATCTTCGCCCGGCTGAATATAGCCAATCGCCCGAGCGATCAGCCTCTCAGCATCTCCACGCGCGATAGCCTGATCGCGGAGTTTCCGGGGATCGCAACCCGTTTCTGATTTGGCAGACGGGGGAGCTCCCCGTCAGTTCTCGCGCATATAACTCTGCGCAGCCCAGATGACGCCCAGGCCGGCAATCATGGCCAGCATGCCATAGGCGATCCATTCGTTCTGGTTGATCATGAAACTCGTGGCCGGATAGGGAAACAGTCCGGTTCCCTGTCCGACCCACACGAGGCCGGTCAGGCCCAGGATGAGCCCCATTGCGGTAAACAGCAGACGTGCAGTCGCAAACATTGCTTTCCTCCCGGTTTCCTCTTCTGGATCAGAGGCTTGGCATCTGTGCCAGAGAGGTGCTTCTTGCTCTGTTCAACGCAATCGGGCTCCCAGTCCGATTGCGCTATTCCTCACGTCGAGTGTGGAGCGGTCAGGCAGACGGCTCGTGATCGCGTGGAAGCAGGAAACGTGCGCCGACCAGCACGATCAGCCCGAATATGGCGACGAGTGAACCGTTGACGGTCCAGACGCTATCCTTGGGCATGAAGTCCGTGCCGGGCAGGCTCACCATATGTGTGCCGTGCGCGACCCAGGCCGCGCCGACAACAATGATCAGGCTCCCGACAATCGTCAGTAGCTGCCGAATATGCTCCATATTTCTCCTCCCATGGAACAAATTGTCGCATCTACTATAGTCGATACGCGGCCGAAATCCAGTGTTTTCAGGGGTTTGAAAACCGCGCTGGAGTCGCAAGAAAAATCCCGCGCACCCTGCGATGCGCGGGATTGTTGATCTCTGGGGTCTGATGTCAGATCGAGCTGGCTGCGCCGCCATCGACCCTGAGCATGGTGCCGGTGATGTAGCTGGCCTGCTGCGAGCAGAGGAATGCGGCGGCGGCGGCAAACTCCTCGACCGCACCCAGTCGCCCGGCCGGGATGGTCTTGATCGAGGCCGCGCGCACTTCCTCGATGCTGCGCCCGGTGCGCTGGGCATTGGCGCCATCGAGCTCGTCGATGCGGTCGGTGTGGATACGGCCCGGCAGGACCATGTTGGCGGTCACGCCATAGGAGGCGATTTCCGTGGAGATGGTCTTGTTCCAGCCGACGAGCGCCGAACGCAGGGTGTTGGAAAGCGCGAGGTTGGGGATCGGCTCGAAGACGCCGGATGAGGCGACGGTCACGATGCGTCCGAAGCCTTGAGTCTTCATCAGCGGCAGGAGCGCGTTGGTGAGCGTGATGACGCGGACCACCATGCTCTGGAAAAAGTTATAGAGCTTTTCCGGGGTCATGTCCTCGACCGTTCCGGGCGTCGGTCCCCCGGTATTATTGACGAGAATATCGATGCCGCCGAGTTTTTCGTGAACGGCGGCCAGCATGGTGTCGACGAAATCGGCATCCGAAATGTCTGCCACCACGTATTCGGCCTTGCCGGCTCCGGCGGCATTGATGGCTTCGCAATTGGCCTTCAGCTTTTC
The window above is part of the Rhizobium sp. ACO-34A genome. Proteins encoded here:
- a CDS encoding class D beta-lactamase, yielding MAFCRRMFLGFSFGFSAFVSAGFPAFSAEPVHCTVIIDEVSGDTLYRKGQCGETFSPMSTFKLPLAMMGYDAGILQDESNPRWDYRAELDRPKREQKATDPTIWEKDSIVWYSQEITRRLGERRFADYVQRFGYGNRDVAGNSGKKDGLTQSWLMSSLKISPDEQVAFLRRFLTGGLPVSAHASDMTLAIVPHFAAGDGWDIQGKTGSGLMRDKTGKADRSRPLGWFVGWATKGDRRVIFARLNIANRPSDQPLSISTRDSLIAEFPGIATRF
- a CDS encoding 3-oxoacyl-ACP reductase, whose product is MDLGIKGKRALVLASSRGLGLGIAKALAAEGAHVLLCGRSGEKLKANCEAINAAGAGKAEYVVADISDADFVDTMLAAVHEKLGGIDILVNNTGGPTPGTVEDMTPEKLYNFFQSMVVRVITLTNALLPLMKTQGFGRIVTVASSGVFEPIPNLALSNTLRSALVGWNKTISTEIASYGVTANMVLPGRIHTDRIDELDGANAQRTGRSIEEVRAASIKTIPAGRLGAVEEFAAAAAFLCSQQASYITGTMLRVDGGAASSI